The proteins below are encoded in one region of Eulemur rufifrons isolate Redbay chromosome 2, OSU_ERuf_1, whole genome shotgun sequence:
- the AKAP8 gene encoding A-kinase anchor protein 8 isoform X2 produces the protein MEQGYGGYGAWSAGPANTQGAYGTGVAGWQGYENYNYYSAQNTSVTTGATYSYGPASWEATKANDGGLAAGGPAVHMASFGPEPCTDNSDSLIAKINQRLDMMSKEGGRGGSGGGGEGMQDRESSFRFQPFESYDSRPCLPEHNPYRSSYSYDYDFDLGSDRNGSFGGQYNDCRDPARERGSLDGFMRGRGQGRFQDRSNPSTFMRSDPFMPPSASSEPLSTPWNELNYVGGRGLGGPSPSRPPPSLFSQSMAPDYGVMGMQGAGSYDNTMPYGCGRSQTRIRDRDWDWPRRRGFDRFGPDGMGRKRKQFQIYEEPDAKLARADSEGDFSENDDGAGDFRSGDEEFRGEDEFCDSGRQRGEKDEEDEEVKKRREKQRRRDRMRDRAADRIQFACSVCKFRSFDDEEIQKHLQSKFHKETLRFISTKLPDKTVEFLQEYIINRNKKIEKRRQELMEKESTKPKPDPFKGIGQEHFFKRIEAAHCLACDMLIPAQPQLLQRHLHSVDHNHNRRLAAEQFKKTSLHVAKSVLNNRHIVKMLEKYLKGEDPFTNETVDPEMEADDNLGGEEKEETPEEVAAEVLAEVITAAVKAVDGEGESSEVPAEGEGPVDMAAASSNLQAEQPLEEETPCETASGKGTTEAGSEAETLAAEAESTGTAAVPAPAAVEAEVEQTDTESKDAIPTE, from the exons ATGGAGCAGGGCTACGGAG GCTATGGGGCGTGGAGCGCAGGACCtgccaacacccagg GTGCATACGGAACCGGTGTGGCCGGCTGGCAAG GTTATGAAAACTACAATTATTACAGTGCCCAGAACACCAGCGTTACCACAGGAGCAACTTACAGCTATGGCCCAGCCTCCTGGGAGGCCACCAAGGCCAATGATGGTGGCCTGGCAGCGGGGGGCCCTGCTGTGCACATGGCCTCTTTTGGCCCAGAGCCGTGCACCGACAATTCTGACTCCCTCATTGCCAAGATCAACCAGCGCTTGGACATGATGTccaaggaaggaggcaggggcgGGAGCGGCGGCGGTGGGGAGGGCATGCAGGACCGGGAAAG CTCCTTCCGCTTCCAGCCCTTTGAGTCCTACGACTCCAGGCCTTGCCTGCCTGAGCACAATCCCTACCGCTCCAGCTACAGCTATGACTATGACTTTGACCTGGGGTCCGACCGCAACGGCAGCTTTGGTGGGCAGTACAACGACTGCCGGGACCCAGCCCGAGAGCGGGGCTCCCTCGATGGTTTCATGCGGGGCCGGGGCCAGGGTCGCTTCCAAGACCGCAGCAACCCCAGCACCTTCATGCGCAGTGACCCCTTCATGCCGCCCTCAGCCTCCTCTGAGCCCCTGTCTACTCCTTGGAACGAGCTGAACTACGTGGGTGGCCGGGGCCTGggcggcccctcccccagcaggccACCTCCGTCCCTCTTCTCCCAGTCCATGGCTCCCGACTACGGTGTCATGGGCATGCAGGGGGCGGGCAGTTATGACAACACGATGCCTTATGGATGTGGCCGGTCACAGACCCGGATACGGGATCGGGATTGGGACTGG CCCAGGAGGAGAGGGTTTGACCGCTTCGGACCAGACGGCATGGGCAGGAAACGGAAGCAGTTTCAGATTTACGAGGAGCCGGACGCCAAACTGGCCCGGGCTGACAGTGAAGGGGATTTTTCTGAAAACG ATGACGGAGCTGGTGACTTCCGGTCAGGAGATGAAGAATTCAGGGGT GAGGACGAATTCTGCGACTCCGGGAGGCAGAGAG GAGAGAAGGATGAGGAGGACGAGGaagtgaagaagagaagagaaaagcaacGGAGGAGAGACAGGATGCGGGACCGGGCCGCCGACAG GATCCAGTTTGCCTGCTCCGTGTGCAAGTTCCGGAGCTTTGATGACGAAGAGATCCAGAAGCATCTGCAGAGCAAGTTTCACAAAGAGACGCTGCGGTTTATAAGCACCAAGCTGCCCGACAAGACGGTGGAGTTCCTCCAG GAATACATCATAAACAGGAACAAGAAAATTGAGAAGCGGCGTCAGGAACTGATGGAAAAGGAAAgcacaaaaccaaaaccagatcCTTTCAAAG GGATTGGCCAGGAGCACTTCTTCAAGAGGATCGAGGCCGCCCACTGCCTGGCCTGCGACATGCTGATCCCAGCACAGCCGCAGCTCCTCCAGCGGCACCTGCATTCCGTGGACCACAATCACAACCGCAGG TTGGCTGCCGAGCAGTTCAAGAAAACAAGTCTCCACGTGGCCAAGAGTGTTTTGAACAACAGACACATAGTGAAGATGCTGGAAAAATACCTCAAG GGTGAGGACCCTTTCACCAATGAAACTGTTGACCCAGAAATGGAAGCAGATGACAATTTAGGAggtgaggagaaggaagagacacCTGAGGAGGTGGCCGCAGAAGTCTTAGCCGAGGTGATTACGGCCGCAGTGAAGGCCGtggatggggaaggagagagcagTGAAGTCCCTGCCGAAGGGGAAGGCCCCGTGGACATGGCGGCGGCCAGCAGCAATCTCCAGGCTGAGCAGCCTCTAGAAGAGGAGACACCCTGTGAAACAGCATCTGGGAAGGGGACCACAGAGGCCGGAAGTGAGGCTGAGACACTGGCAGCCGAGGCAGAAAGCACAGGCACAGCGGCCGTTCCTGCCCCAGCTGCCGTGGAAGCTGAAGTGGAACAAACTGACACAGAGTCCAAAGATGCTATTCCCACAGAATGA
- the AKAP8 gene encoding A-kinase anchor protein 8 isoform X1: MTFHQCLPVRLAVPELWLLVGTGPFQGLCLGPWPDWPFGWWPTPNELPGEHAMSFPVPCWGKSGVPGRVALTLLSQTFCRKHILQAHDNRQPRVRPWGCGWWSEVTAGLQWGGVGCLGSADRAVVCFCFPQGAYGTGVAGWQGYENYNYYSAQNTSVTTGATYSYGPASWEATKANDGGLAAGGPAVHMASFGPEPCTDNSDSLIAKINQRLDMMSKEGGRGGSGGGGEGMQDRESSFRFQPFESYDSRPCLPEHNPYRSSYSYDYDFDLGSDRNGSFGGQYNDCRDPARERGSLDGFMRGRGQGRFQDRSNPSTFMRSDPFMPPSASSEPLSTPWNELNYVGGRGLGGPSPSRPPPSLFSQSMAPDYGVMGMQGAGSYDNTMPYGCGRSQTRIRDRDWDWPRRRGFDRFGPDGMGRKRKQFQIYEEPDAKLARADSEGDFSENDDGAGDFRSGDEEFRGEDEFCDSGRQRGEKDEEDEEVKKRREKQRRRDRMRDRAADRIQFACSVCKFRSFDDEEIQKHLQSKFHKETLRFISTKLPDKTVEFLQEYIINRNKKIEKRRQELMEKESTKPKPDPFKGIGQEHFFKRIEAAHCLACDMLIPAQPQLLQRHLHSVDHNHNRRLAAEQFKKTSLHVAKSVLNNRHIVKMLEKYLKGEDPFTNETVDPEMEADDNLGGEEKEETPEEVAAEVLAEVITAAVKAVDGEGESSEVPAEGEGPVDMAAASSNLQAEQPLEEETPCETASGKGTTEAGSEAETLAAEAESTGTAAVPAPAAVEAEVEQTDTESKDAIPTE, encoded by the exons ATGACTTTCCACCAGTGCCTTCCTGTGCGGTTGGCAGTGCCTGAGCTTTGGCTCCTGGTGGGAACTGGCCCTTTTCAAGGGCTCTGCCTGGGGCCCTGGCCCGACTGGCCTTTCGGCTGGTGGCCCACACCAAATGAGCTTCCTGGAGAGCATGCAATGTCCTTTCCCGTGCCCTGTTGGGGGAAGTCAGGCGTGCCTGGGAGAGTGGCTTTGACTTTGCTCAGCCAAACATTCTGCAGGAAACACATTCTACAGGCACACGATAACAGGCAACCAAGGGTGCGACCCTGGGGCTGTGGATGGTGGAGCGAGGTGACAGCTGGCCTTCAGTGGGGTGGTGTCGGTTGCCTTGGTTCTGCAGACAGAGctgttgtgtgtttttgtttcccCCAAGGTGCATACGGAACCGGTGTGGCCGGCTGGCAAG GTTATGAAAACTACAATTATTACAGTGCCCAGAACACCAGCGTTACCACAGGAGCAACTTACAGCTATGGCCCAGCCTCCTGGGAGGCCACCAAGGCCAATGATGGTGGCCTGGCAGCGGGGGGCCCTGCTGTGCACATGGCCTCTTTTGGCCCAGAGCCGTGCACCGACAATTCTGACTCCCTCATTGCCAAGATCAACCAGCGCTTGGACATGATGTccaaggaaggaggcaggggcgGGAGCGGCGGCGGTGGGGAGGGCATGCAGGACCGGGAAAG CTCCTTCCGCTTCCAGCCCTTTGAGTCCTACGACTCCAGGCCTTGCCTGCCTGAGCACAATCCCTACCGCTCCAGCTACAGCTATGACTATGACTTTGACCTGGGGTCCGACCGCAACGGCAGCTTTGGTGGGCAGTACAACGACTGCCGGGACCCAGCCCGAGAGCGGGGCTCCCTCGATGGTTTCATGCGGGGCCGGGGCCAGGGTCGCTTCCAAGACCGCAGCAACCCCAGCACCTTCATGCGCAGTGACCCCTTCATGCCGCCCTCAGCCTCCTCTGAGCCCCTGTCTACTCCTTGGAACGAGCTGAACTACGTGGGTGGCCGGGGCCTGggcggcccctcccccagcaggccACCTCCGTCCCTCTTCTCCCAGTCCATGGCTCCCGACTACGGTGTCATGGGCATGCAGGGGGCGGGCAGTTATGACAACACGATGCCTTATGGATGTGGCCGGTCACAGACCCGGATACGGGATCGGGATTGGGACTGG CCCAGGAGGAGAGGGTTTGACCGCTTCGGACCAGACGGCATGGGCAGGAAACGGAAGCAGTTTCAGATTTACGAGGAGCCGGACGCCAAACTGGCCCGGGCTGACAGTGAAGGGGATTTTTCTGAAAACG ATGACGGAGCTGGTGACTTCCGGTCAGGAGATGAAGAATTCAGGGGT GAGGACGAATTCTGCGACTCCGGGAGGCAGAGAG GAGAGAAGGATGAGGAGGACGAGGaagtgaagaagagaagagaaaagcaacGGAGGAGAGACAGGATGCGGGACCGGGCCGCCGACAG GATCCAGTTTGCCTGCTCCGTGTGCAAGTTCCGGAGCTTTGATGACGAAGAGATCCAGAAGCATCTGCAGAGCAAGTTTCACAAAGAGACGCTGCGGTTTATAAGCACCAAGCTGCCCGACAAGACGGTGGAGTTCCTCCAG GAATACATCATAAACAGGAACAAGAAAATTGAGAAGCGGCGTCAGGAACTGATGGAAAAGGAAAgcacaaaaccaaaaccagatcCTTTCAAAG GGATTGGCCAGGAGCACTTCTTCAAGAGGATCGAGGCCGCCCACTGCCTGGCCTGCGACATGCTGATCCCAGCACAGCCGCAGCTCCTCCAGCGGCACCTGCATTCCGTGGACCACAATCACAACCGCAGG TTGGCTGCCGAGCAGTTCAAGAAAACAAGTCTCCACGTGGCCAAGAGTGTTTTGAACAACAGACACATAGTGAAGATGCTGGAAAAATACCTCAAG GGTGAGGACCCTTTCACCAATGAAACTGTTGACCCAGAAATGGAAGCAGATGACAATTTAGGAggtgaggagaaggaagagacacCTGAGGAGGTGGCCGCAGAAGTCTTAGCCGAGGTGATTACGGCCGCAGTGAAGGCCGtggatggggaaggagagagcagTGAAGTCCCTGCCGAAGGGGAAGGCCCCGTGGACATGGCGGCGGCCAGCAGCAATCTCCAGGCTGAGCAGCCTCTAGAAGAGGAGACACCCTGTGAAACAGCATCTGGGAAGGGGACCACAGAGGCCGGAAGTGAGGCTGAGACACTGGCAGCCGAGGCAGAAAGCACAGGCACAGCGGCCGTTCCTGCCCCAGCTGCCGTGGAAGCTGAAGTGGAACAAACTGACACAGAGTCCAAAGATGCTATTCCCACAGAATGA